The region TCGAACGCGAACGCGCGCTGGTGGCGGCCCGGGAGCGCGCCCGGACCCGGGAGCGGATCGCGGCGCGCATGCACGACTCCCTGGGCCACGACCTCAGCCTGCTGGCGGTCCGGGCCGGGGCCCTGGAGGTGGCCGAGGGCCTGTCGCCGCAGGACTACCGGCGCGGCGCCGCGGAGCTGGGCGCCGGGGCCATCGGCGCGGTCGAGCGGTTGCAGGAGATCATCGGCCTGCTCGACGGGCCCGACACGGACCCCGAAGGCACGGCCGAGCACCGGGCTCCCGGGATCCCCAGGGCCGGCGGAGCGGTCGGCCCCGACGCCCTGGAGGGGCTGCTGGCGGGGGCGCGCGGCGCGTCGGTGGAGGTGTCGGCGGCCGGCGCGGAGCTGTGGGAGGACATGGCGCCCCCGGTGCGCGTCCTCGCGCACGCCGTGGTGCGCGAGGCGCTGACCAACGCGGTCAAGCACGCCCCCGGCGCGGCGGTGGCCGTGGACACCTCCCGGACGGGGGACGGCGGGTTCGCCGTGGCGGTGCGCAGCGCCCCCGGCCGGGACGGCCCCGCACCGGCCTCCGGCGGGCGCGGGCTGGCCGGACTGCGCGACCGGGTGGCGGCCGCGGGCGGCGTGTTCGAGGCGGGGCCCGGGGAGGACGGCGGTTTCCGCGTGGCGGCCCGGCTGCCCGCACGGCCGGACCCCGCGCCCGGACCGGGCGGTTCGGAGTCCGACCGGCGGCGCGGAGCCGCGCGCCGCGCCCGGCGCGCGGCGGTGCAGGCCGCCGCCGTCCCGGCCGCGCTGCTGCTGCTCGTGGTCCTGGCCTGGTCCGGGTACTACGCTTCCGCGTCGGCGCGGGCCGTGCTGCCGCCGCCGGTCTACGCCGGGCTGGAGGTCGGCGCGCCGCGTTCCGCGGTGGAGCCGCTGCTGCCGCCGCGGACCATGCTCGACCCGCCCGAGGCGGCGGCGCCCTCCGGCTGGGAGTGCGTCCACTACCGTTCCGGCACGGGGTGGCCCGGGAGCGCGGGGAGCGCGTACCGGCTGTGCTTCGCGCAGGACCGGCTGGCCGCCAAGGACGAGGTACCGCTCAACGGGGAGGGGACGCGATGATCCGGGTGCTGCTGGCCGACGACGAATCGCTGATCCGGTCGGGCATCGCGGCGATCCTGGGCTCCGACCCGGGGATCACCGTGGTGGGCGAGGCCGCCGACGGCCGGGAGGCGGCCGACCTGGCCGCGCGGGAGCGCCCGGACGTGGCGCTGCTGGACATCCAGATGCCGGGGGTGGACGGGTTCGCCGCGATCGAGGCGGTGCGCGCGGCCTCCCCTGCCACGGCGGTGGCGATGCTCACCACCTTCGGCCGGGACGAGTACGTGGCCCGGGCGCTGGACGGCGGGGCCAGCGGGTTCCTCCTCAAGGCCTCTCCCCCGCGCGAGCTGCTGGCCGGGGTGCGGGCGGTGGCGGCGGGCGGCGCCGTGCTGTCGCCCAAGGTCACCGGCCGGGTCATCGAGGGCTTCCGGCGGCGCCGGGGCGCGGACGCCCACGCCCGGCTCGACACCCTCAGCCCGCGCGAGCGCCAGGTGCTGGCCCAACTGGGCTCGGGGGCCTCCAACGCCGAGATCGCGCGCACCCTGCACCTGGCCGAGGACACGGTCAAGACGCACGTCAGCGCGGTGCTGTCCCGGCTGGGGGTGCGCAACCGGGTGCAGGCGGCGATCATCGCCCACGACGCCGGGCTCTCGGAGACCGCGCGCGACTAGGCTGACCGTGTGAACGACCCGGATGTCGCCCGCCTGCTGGTGCGCGTGATCAACATCAGCAACCGCCTGGCGCGCTACGCCGCCCACGAGACCGGGGAGCGGACCTCCCCGGCGACTTGGCGGGCGCTGAGCGTGCTCCAGGAGAAGGGGCCGCTGCGGCTGGGCGTGCTGGCCGAGTTCTGCCGGGTGCGCCAGCCCACGATGACGGTGATCGTGGAGTCCCTGAACGCCTCGGGGTACGTGCTGCGGCGGCCGGATCCGGCGGACGGGCGGGCGCACCTGCACGAGCTGACCCCGGCGGGCGCCGAGGCGCTGGACGACTGGCGCCGCCGGGTCGGCGAGGCGCTGCTGCCGCTGTTCGACGACCTCTCCGAGCACGAGCGCGCCCTGCTGGCCGACGCGGTGGCGCTGCTGGACGGGCGGTTGCGGCGCGGCGAGGGCTGACCGGCTCCCCCGGTGCGCGCCGGGGAATGCGCGGGGATTAACATAGGTTACCTATATGAATTCCCGTGAGGGCCCCGACCGCAAGGCCGCCGTCCTCCCCACCTGAACCCGTGAAGGAGCCGTATCCCCATGGTGGCGGAGACCGCAACACCCACCGTGTCCACCCCGGAGGCGCCGTCCCTCCTCAGGCAGCCGCGGGCCGTCTGGGCCGTGGCGTTCGCCTGCGTGATCGCGTTCATGGGAATCGGGCTGGTCGACCCGATCCTGCCCGCGATCTCGCGCAGCCTCGACGCCACCCCCACCCAGACCTCGCTGCTGTTCACCAGCTACCTGGTGGTCACGGGCCTGGCCATGCTCGTCACCAGCTGGGTCTCCAGCCGCCTGGGCGCCAAGCGGACGCTGCTCGCGGGGCTCGCGCTGATCGTCGTGTTCGCCGCGGCCGCCGGCTCCGGGGACACCGTGGAGGCCGTCATCGGGTTCCGTGCGGGCTGGGGCCTGGGCAACGCCTTCTTCATCTCCACCGCCCTGGCCACCATCGTCGGCGCCGCCAGCGGCGGCTCCGCCGCGGCGATCGTGCTCTACGAGGCGGCGCTGGGCCTGGGCATCGCCACCGGGCCGCTGATGGGCGGGCTACTGGGCGGCGTCAGCTGGCGCGGCCCGTTCTTCGGCACCGCGGTGCTGATGGCGGTCGGATTCCTCACCATCGCCGTGCTGCTGCGCGGGGACACCGTCCCCAAGGGCGACCCGGTGCCGCTGTCGGCGCCGTTCGCCGCGCTGCGGGTGCCCGGGCTCCTGGTGCTGTCCCTGATCGCGCTGTTCTACAACATCGGGTTCTTCGCCCTGCTGGCCTACACCCCCTTCCCGCTGGGCCTGGACGAGACGGGGCTGGGCCTGGTCTTCTTCGGCTGGGGCCTGGGGCTGGCGGTCACCTCGGTGTTCGGCGCGCCGCTGCTGACCCGGCGGCTGCCGCGCACCGGCGTCCTGTGGGCCACCCTGCTGCTGCTCGCGGCGGACCTGGTGGCGGCGGGCGCCCTCATCGGTTCGCGACCCGGGCTGATCACCTGCGTCATCGTCGGCGGGCTGCTGCTGGGCGTGCTCAACACCGTGCTCACCGAGTGCGTCATGGAGGCGAGC is a window of Nocardiopsis changdeensis DNA encoding:
- a CDS encoding sensor histidine kinase, which codes for MHRGRGPDTLRAGLLAAATAAACAFPVTDPSALPWPSLAVAAAAAAAGRWGPYGRPGAVLAGVCAAAWPAAALVRGADPTLTAAQAGFAVLCTVLPWLVGRALRYRSEVTDLGWRRAELLERERALVAARERARTRERIAARMHDSLGHDLSLLAVRAGALEVAEGLSPQDYRRGAAELGAGAIGAVERLQEIIGLLDGPDTDPEGTAEHRAPGIPRAGGAVGPDALEGLLAGARGASVEVSAAGAELWEDMAPPVRVLAHAVVREALTNAVKHAPGAAVAVDTSRTGDGGFAVAVRSAPGRDGPAPASGGRGLAGLRDRVAAAGGVFEAGPGEDGGFRVAARLPARPDPAPGPGGSESDRRRGAARRARRAAVQAAAVPAALLLLVVLAWSGYYASASARAVLPPPVYAGLEVGAPRSAVEPLLPPRTMLDPPEAAAPSGWECVHYRSGTGWPGSAGSAYRLCFAQDRLAAKDEVPLNGEGTR
- a CDS encoding response regulator; amino-acid sequence: MIRVLLADDESLIRSGIAAILGSDPGITVVGEAADGREAADLAARERPDVALLDIQMPGVDGFAAIEAVRAASPATAVAMLTTFGRDEYVARALDGGASGFLLKASPPRELLAGVRAVAAGGAVLSPKVTGRVIEGFRRRRGADAHARLDTLSPRERQVLAQLGSGASNAEIARTLHLAEDTVKTHVSAVLSRLGVRNRVQAAIIAHDAGLSETARD
- a CDS encoding MarR family winged helix-turn-helix transcriptional regulator translates to MNDPDVARLLVRVINISNRLARYAAHETGERTSPATWRALSVLQEKGPLRLGVLAEFCRVRQPTMTVIVESLNASGYVLRRPDPADGRAHLHELTPAGAEALDDWRRRVGEALLPLFDDLSEHERALLADAVALLDGRLRRGEG
- a CDS encoding MFS transporter, with the protein product MVAETATPTVSTPEAPSLLRQPRAVWAVAFACVIAFMGIGLVDPILPAISRSLDATPTQTSLLFTSYLVVTGLAMLVTSWVSSRLGAKRTLLAGLALIVVFAAAAGSGDTVEAVIGFRAGWGLGNAFFISTALATIVGAASGGSAAAIVLYEAALGLGIATGPLMGGLLGGVSWRGPFFGTAVLMAVGFLTIAVLLRGDTVPKGDPVPLSAPFAALRVPGLLVLSLIALFYNIGFFALLAYTPFPLGLDETGLGLVFFGWGLGLAVTSVFGAPLLTRRLPRTGVLWATLLLLAADLVAAGALIGSRPGLITCVIVGGLLLGVLNTVLTECVMEASDLPRSVASSAYSAVRFLGGAVAPPAASAIAVAVSPGAPLYAAAGSVAVAALIALAGRRVLRRVDDGPEPAEVEAEAITRGA